tatccataaatttgtttcctatgtctgagttactttctgttttgtaagtaagttcatttgtgtcattttttttagattccacatataagtgatgtcatatgatatttgtctttctctgtctgacttacttcacttagtatgaccgtctaggtccatccatgttgttataaATGGCATAATTTCACTAAATGTCCTATTCTTTACAATAGGAACTTTAAGTTGTATGACACAAGATTGttgtaaagatgaaatgaaagGATTCTTCAAACACTTTTAAAGTGAATGGGCTAGAAATATTATACATAATCAGTCTTATTAATTTgtctccttctttcctcccccttCGAATCTGATGAATCTTTTCTTGTATTGTCTGTGTGTTTCCCTTTTGCTGCTCACAGCATGTgtgtgcgagtgtgtgtgtgtgcacgcgtgtgtgtgtggacccaagggcagggTGCCCTTCCTGAGTGGAGCAACATGCTTGGGTTTTACGATTGCTTTATCCCTCCTCATTTTTTCCTCTACACTTTCAGATGTTCATGTTTGTCAGATAATACCTTGAGTTACTGGGCATTAGCAATGACTGCATAGTCCATGCTTTATATGAGTCGGATGGCAGGGGGTGACTTAAGTTGCTGGTGACCAGGCAATGACCAGGGCATGCcctagataaggaaactgaagcagaaaaTTGTTAAGTGACTCTCTCAAGAGGTCATAAAGTTAGGATGTGCTGGGATACAGTCCCTTAACAACTTTGCCATATTGCTTGTCAATACTAGTGGGGGGCTCCATATGCTGGTCTACTCttagaaggaggagagggaggaggaggaagagaaggaggaggaggagagggaggaggaggaagagaaggaagaggaggaggggagggaggggaaggagtccCAGATGGGTCCTGACATTCTCACACAGCTTAACTGATCAATTGGAAATAGAGTTCTTCTGGGTATGGATgatcaaagacacacacacacacacacacacacacacacacatatattttttaattgagggtATTGAATTTCAAAATGGAATCTGAGATGGTTCAGACTACTGCCCTAGATAAATGCTCCCTCACTGATCATTCATTGCCCCTTGGGCTGCTGAAGAGGCAGAGTGATAACCACATGACTAAACATACTTGGACAGAGAGTCCAAAACCCCATCGCGGGTGGCTGCTATTTGTAGTTGTTGGTCCCCTCTTGTTTATTCAGCTGTGCCTGCTTCATCACTGACCCACTTTGTAAAGCAAGTGCCTCCAGAGTCCAGGGTGACCTTTATAGATTTTGGAAACATGAAGTCCCAGGTTCACATTCTAGCTCTGCTCCTTAccggctgtgtgtgtgtgtgtgtgatattcaGAAAGTTTCTTAATAATAATTGCTTCCATTTGATTAGCACCACAAAGTGTTAGACTTTGTTCTATGCACTTGACACTAATCTGCACACTATCACTGCAAGGAACGGGTCCTTAAATCCACTCTACAGACATGGAAGCTGAAGCACAAAGACTGTCATCTGACTAAGTTTATGTGGCAAATAGGTGGTGGGGCCAAGAGGCAAATCCAGCATTTGACTCTGAGACCTTAAGAATCTGTTTATCTTACCTGTGAGTTAGGAATGATAAGATGGGCTGCCAGGGCTGCTATTAAACGTGATTACCTATGCAAAACAACTACTGTAGTGACGAGGGCACGGCAGATGGATGCGAGATATCCAGGAAAGTGCTTCTCCTGAGGGTCTGAAGCACATCTATTATTAGACTCATCTCCAGTGACTCAGAACATTCCATAATTTTCTTGATTTGTGAAGTAGTCAGTCAGTCATttatttaacacatatttgctgaatgacaACCACACGTCAAGCATGAAGTCCTACCCTTGCCAAAGTCTGGTGGAGAAACAGGCATCGTTCTGTGAGCTTCTGGGACTCAATACCCATCAACGAAGAGTGCTCCCCGATGGAGACTGACTTGAGCATAAGACACGGAAGAAACCTAAacgttcatcgacagatgactgggtaaagaagttgtggtatatatgtgtgtatatatatatatatatatacacaatggaatatttctctgccataaaaaagaataaaataatgccatttgcaacaacatggatggacctagagattgtcattctaagtgaagtaagccagaaagagaaagaaaagtaccataggatatcactcatatgtggaatttaaaaaaagaaaaaagaagacactaatgaactcatctgcaaaacagaaacagactttcagacatagtaaacagtcttatggttaccaggggaaagagggtgggaagggataaatttgtgagtctgagatttgcaaatgttaaccactatatataaaaatagataaaaaacaaatttctcctgtatagcgcagggaactatattcaatgtcttgtgataacttttaatgaaaaagaatatgaatatatgtatgtatatgaaatgaaatacatgtatgaataggaaaacgaatatatgtatgtgtgtgtgtgactgggacattgtgctgtacaccagcaattgacacattgtaactgactatacttcaattaaaaataaataaataaattaagacAGTGGGTAAAAAAGAATCACTTGGGATGCTTGTTAAAGATACAGTGACAACCTCTTCATCCTACTATAATAGAAACAGATAGGGGAGGCCTAAGGCTCTGTGTCTCTAAAGTGTTCACCAAGTGCTTTTTATGATCAGGTAAGTTGGGAAACACTAGATTGTAAACCCAGTGGCTTTTCTACCTTGATTGCAACTTACAGACAGAATCTggtatcttgaaaaaaaaatccccaagtgGCCTCCACTCGAGATTTTATTTAATCAgttgatttttgattttttaaaaagtcctcagATACCACCAGGTTTGAAAGTCACTGCTCCAACAGGTTATCTCAACTAGAACCTGAATCCAGACAAGGAGCCGCAGTCCCATGACCCCTCCAGGTGGAAGGAGGTTCAGGTGGGCGCTGATTTGCCTGGGCACATGTTCATGTTGATACAGCTGGATGCCCATGGAGGTGAGTGTTTGGCCTGAGGATACTGGGAACCTTGGGAAGCAATTAAGTCCCATCCCAGGAAGGCTAAGTACTTCCGCATACCCTTgaactcccaccctccctccaggGAATCATCAGAAGACAGACCCAGGCGGGCTTATCTGGGCTGATCCTGGAGCCAGTGGCCTCAAGCCAGGAGCTGGCCCTGTGTCACCTGCCTGGACACCGCCACCTGCATGGTATAGAGACTTTTTGGTGGTGTAAGAAAAGCAAAACTCTGCCACCACTCATCTTATGTTTTTAGCtgggactcaaaaaaaaaaaaaaaagacagatgaacaaAAGGAAATCAAACCATTTATTAATGCCCGTAGCACACATCAGAGGAGAGAAACCTGAAAAAAGAGCTCAAAGCAGGACTGCGGTTAAACAGCATCTTCCACAAGGGACAAGACATTTGTAGAGAAATGACAGGACAGAGGAAAGCGGCTTTCGGCTTCCAAGGGCAGCAAACTGCGGGAAGGTAAATACGTGGGTGGGAACTGACGGAGGAGGTTTGGTTTGCAGATGCCTCTGGTGCCATCCCAGTCCGGTAAGATTCTAGCTCTAGCAGAGGAATTTATATCCTGCTTTTAGGCAGAAaggggggattttttttcctgtttgctgTTCCTGAAtcgccttcagctcaaaataatttttatggcaaAGAAGCGTATTTTGGGGTGACATATTCTGATTTCCTGTGGACTAGAGGTCCATGCTTGCTACCTCCAAGGAGCCTCTGGCAGGGCCAGATTATGACCTTTGGAGTCCCAGAGAGCTAAGGATGATGGGTTTCTGTCCTCCTCCCCCGCTCACtagaaataaacctttatttttcaaaatcaccTAAAACGCACAGTTGTCGCTTCTTTTTACATTCTCTGATTACCACAGTCTGAAATGGTTTATGAAATCTGACCTTTCActtgtttgttctttcatttatccATTGTGTCATTTTCTGGGCATCTCTGGCGCCAGGATCACATGGACTCCGCTTACTAATGTTGTGGGACAGTGTGTATGTGGGGGGGCTGTGACATGGTGACATgcaggttggtaaaagaatttaccagagataaagtatgggagtagaaaggagtttattaggggtGCACTGCCATGGACcacagcgggccacacagacgAGAGGTGCCTGCTGAGCCCCGAGGGCCGGTTCCTAGGCATTTGTAAAGTTGGGTGGCAGGGCACCTGACCGGCTTGTGCACAAGGCTCTGACTggctgtaggtgaggtaagaggtttagggtctgtgaagggcTGTGGGGTTTATGACTCTGGTAAGGTGGGCTGAAGCAAGCCGGCCTGAGCTATTGCGAGATTTGGCATTACCTAGGGCTGTTTGTTTGTTGGGGAAACACGCCCAGTAGAGAAAGTACTTTGTGTTTTAAGGATCAGAGGCAGacgtctgagagcccaggaatggggtcGCTGGACTGTGAAGGACGTCGGCCGGCCCCACACTCCCCACTCCACTTGCCCAGAGCACTCTCCCAGCCCCACAGGCAGAACAGTGTGGTCACAAACTGGGGCAGCTCTTTCCCCTGCCACCTCCTCTTCAGGCCAGGAGCCCCTTGGAAGCGAAGTGCCCAGTCCTGGGTGTCTGCATGGGAGCTGTTCTGACACTCAGTTCCTTTGGAGAAACGGACAGGGTTTCTGTAGTCATACTGGACCACACTGAACCTCAGCATGTCCATGTCCTGGCTGTATGACTGCATCCAGTCAATTAGGTCCCAAGGCTTAGTTTTCTCACATGTGAAATGCTGTGATGGCTTAATAACAATTATCTGCAGAATTTCTATGAGAATTGGTGACAATGTCCACAAGTGTCTGTGTATAttacatgctcaataaatgcttggtCTTGTCATCATCGTTTACCACTGGGGGGTTAACTGCCAAAACATTCGTCTCAGGACCCTCCTCTGCCTAGAGAGGGGCCAGATGGAAGTCTTTTTACTGCCTCAGAAATCTATGCTAATTGTAAACTGCCTCTTTCCCAGCCTGGTGAGCTCTCTGGACTGGGAAAGAAGAGACGTGGGTTCCACTTCCGGCTCCACAGCAAAATAAACCTGTGACTTCGAGCAAGTCCCTTCACCTCAGTCCTTTGTCCATAAAATGAGAAGTTGGGTTGGATTCCTTCTTCCTTCATCCTGTGACCCGACCTTATAAAAGCCCCCAACAGCTGGCCCTCGGGGCTCATGTGGGCACCTCTCGTCTGTATGGCCCGCTGTGGGCTATGGCAGTGCgcccctaataaactccttttctacTGTCATACTttgtctctggtaaattctttttacCAGTCTTTTACCTTTTACAACAGTCACTGTGCCACCGACCCGCCCCCCCTCTGTCCCACAACAGTGAggagggacagagaggagagaTGGCGGtgagccctccctcccctcctgcagcATTCAGAGTCCTTGTAAGTATACTTTCTTGTCCTCAGAAGAACAGAAATATGATTTGAATCTTAATGACTTGTTGTGAAAGGTGTATATAGCAAACTGGCTTCCCTGATGCGAAACTACTTGCTGAGAATAACTTTAACCCAGAGGCTGTGCTCCAGGAAGGAGGTAATAGGCTGATAATCTCAGAAGAGTGGACAGACCTCCGAGTTCCTCCTTAAGATTCATGGAGGTTAAGAGGACGTAGCccctgtaaaatgccctgattatcaccttttctgttccatccaatTTGTTTTATAAAACCTTAAGACACCAAACCCCAAGCTGGGCTCAGAGTCTTTAAGGCATGAGCCTGCTGGGACTCCCGTTGCCGGGCAGAGCGGTAAGGCTGCTTTGTCCTTTGTTCCCAAGACTCTGCCTCCGAGTTTGAATTTGCTTTTCGGGGTGCAGAGGCCGATTTTTCGGTAACATTGTGGACGGAGTTTGAAGACATGATAGGGTAGGAAATCTGTGAAGTCTAGGAAGGATCAGAAAAATCATTTGTCAAGTCGATTAAGGAGGAAAAATAACTTAAAGAATTTGGAAGTGTATTTTACGGGAAAGTTCAGTcagctcaatgaattttcacaaagcgGCTGCATCCGTTTCCATAGGACCCAGACAAAGACACAGAACCCGACAAGCCCCCTGCTGCAGCCTTCATCTCACGTCCAGGCATTTTGACTCTACATAAATGGGACCATTCAGCACATGCTTTTAACTTCTACTTTCTTCTCCTTAAGATTGTGTGTATGAGATTTGCCCAAGCCGTGTAATGCAGTGTGTCTAATCTCATGGTTGTGGGGCATCtcattgtatgaatgtaccacagttAATTTCTCCGTTCTGCTGTTTATGGGATTTAGGATATTGTCGACACGGACTTAATACAAATCCTGCTGCCATGAACCTCTTTGTATGTGTGTCTCAGCAGCACGTGCGCACGTTTCTGTTGTGCACACGCTGAAGGGTGAGCCTGCTGGGATGGCGATGCGAATGCTCAGCTTTAGAAAATACCATCCAGCAGTTTCCCAAAGCGGCTGCCCAGTTTATTCTCCCGTCAGCAGGGAAGGAGGGTTCCTGCTTATCCACGTCCTCACCAGAACCTGGTATTGTCCATGTCTTTGATTTTAGCCAGTGTGTTGCACTGTGTAGTGGTGTCACATTTTCATTctaatttgaatttccctgataactagtgttcagtgcctttttaaatgtttattggtCATTTGAACATTCTCGTTCATGAAGTACCTGTTTgagtctttgcccatttttctagtAGGTTGTCTGTAGTTTTTACTGATTTGAGcagtcctttatatattctgaatataatgCTTTATCtattaaatatatgtgtatgtatgtgtatatatgtgtataaaaatttcccagtctgtgtcttttaGTAGTCTTCTTGGGTGAACTGAAGTCCTTAGTTTTAATGTAACccaatttattaacttttttttataggCGACTCTTTTGTGCTGTTTAGGAAATCTTTGCTTACTCCAAGGTTTggtgttttcttctaaaatcatGTATTTTCTAACTTTCAAATTCAGATCTACAATGTATCAGGGATTGTTTTTGTGAATGCATAACGTGGGGGTTAACATGTACTGGTTCTGTGAGAATGTCTGTTTGACCCATCACCAGTTACTTGCTAAATATTATGGATGAGTGataagtgagtgagtgagtgtgagttaatgaataaataaatacatggaaattCCATTTGTACATGTTTGCAGAAGTGCTTTGTAGCACTCGCACGTCATTTATGTATGTTTTGTCTGCTTTTTCAGCATGACAACTTCCAATAGGCAAAACCGCAACCGGCAAGTAGGCTGGGGATTTCTAGTGGTAGGAGCTCAACTTCATCCTTCCTTAGACACAGTTAGCTGGCAGGCGGCTTCCAGACTCTTGCCAGCTAGTCAggctttccctcccctcctttacCCAAGATGTCAGGGTCTGGCACCCCCCATCATTAATTGCTGGAGACCAATGAAGTCCCTGAGGATGACTCCTGGGCACGTGTGTGCTCGCACACTCGCTCCCCCAAACATCCCCTCAGAACCAGTGAGTGCATCCCAGACTGGGGCCAGGACATAGACAAGGACGTGAAGCACAGATGTATTAAGGGAGGACACCGGAAAGAAGCTCGGAgagggggagctgggggagggaatCCTAGCTGTGACCAAAGGGGAGGCTGGGGAAGATGAGGCCTCTTTCATGTCCACCCAGGAGAGCATCAGAGTGGGATATAGAAGAAGACAGGGAGCAAGGGGGTGCATGTGATGAGGGGCTCAGTGGGAGGAAATCCTGACAGTGCTTCGttgggcaggaggaggcaggagaggagggcaaatcctggggctgggggaggagaagcaggaggaggaggagctacaTCTGGTAGCCCGGACGGTGGGCCTGTGTTATCTCAGTCCATACTTACTTCTGTTTACTCTTGGGGGCCTGCTGGGCTGAGGGACACTTCGGCTGGGCTGGGATGGCTGCGCCCTTGGGTGGGCATTGCTTCTTGGCCTTGGGAGCGCATGGGTTCTTGGTTTGGGGTGCACATGTCTCCTGGCATTTGACAGGGGGTGGCTGACAGGGCTGCTTCACCTGCTGCTGCTGGGCCGTCCACGGTGGGCACCggtgctgctgttgctgctgggaAGACATGGCTGCAGGACAGCTGAGCCTGGAAGAAACGTGGGCACAGACACCATGAGAAGGGTTTTCTccgtctcctctccctcctgactcctaaagagtgttttctgcagCAGCCAAGGATGTGCTAAGTGGTTAGCAGCCGTGAGCTGACTAACGGGTGGATTCACATGCACTTACTgggatctttctttctctttcctcctttacctCAGCTGCTCTGATTTCCTAGCTTCCTTCACCCTCGCACGGACTCCTGACCCAACTGaatgtatcactttttttttatcttagtcTTAACAGGAAATAAGATGAGGTTCTGAGTCAAGAATTAAAAGGTGACCCAGATATTTTACCAGATCAAGGCATGAGATCTTGGCTGATAGGTTGGCAATACCAACTATCTACCTTGGGAAGGGCAGACAATGGGCGTGGGAAAGGGTGGAAAGCCACgaggaagggggaaggagcaGTGTGTCTTAGAGAGAAGCGCCGTGGTGTAGAAGTGATGGGGCTGGGGAGAGCTGGTCCTGGGACCCCAGAGGCCTGAGTTCTAATCCCGGTGCTATCCCTGACTTAACCTTGGAGTGCTAGGGcaactcctttttttcctttttttaaatggtaaggCAGGTTATTTAATGCAGCTGTGGGACAGTGGTTCTAACCGTCCAAGGAGAACTGGGGAACTGAAGGCCAAATAGATCACTGGAGGTCAGGGATGGCAGGAGGATGGTTTACCAAGAGGCAGCTTGGTTCAGAGGAAAGAGCACTGGCCAGGAAGGCACAGGTGTGGGTTCCAGAGCCACACCTGCCACCCACCTGCCAGGCACACCCCTGGGCCACTTAACGTCTCTGGACTTCCATGCCTTTATTTGGAGGATGTTGATCTGGAAAGTCTCTGAGGCCTTCCCGGCTCTGACGTGTGTCTCTGGTTTTCTTTGGAGGCATCATTCCTGGTCTTCTAAGCTTACACTTATAATGGCAAGTATAGGTCCCAGCTGGCAGTTCTGACAGTGAGGCTGCACAGTGTAAAACACAATATTCATTGTACCCGTTTCTGTAAAGCTAAAAGCAGAGCTTGAGAAAGCTCACTGGCAGGGCCGACAAGGCAGAAAGGGTGCGACAGGCTTCGGAGGAGGTGCAGGATTGCTATAAAATGCTACAGCTCTAAATGTCTCCCCTCAGTGAGAAAACCCCTCAAACCCAGAGTAAGGAAATTAGTCACACCTAGCATTGGTGCGGAACGGAGACTGAGTTTCCTGAGTAACAATTAGTGTGACATTTCCTTAATTGTCACGAGGCTTATGTCGTTTCTCTGATCACCCAGAGAGGATCTTGGCCTAGTGGCTCAAGACAGATCAAAGAGCAGGAAAGGGCCCAGCAGATCCCAGGAGGACAAATGAATTACCACTTACCGGAGGCGCAAACCAGACCCTAGAAGAGGAGGCTGAACACAGGTCCATGTCAGCTACTCCTGGCCACCTTATCAGGGCCCCTAACCTGCCCCAGGCGCTTGGCACAGCCCTGATCACCACCTCCCAGGGGACTCCTCACCCACGTCTCCCACCTGCTCTTCCTCCGGAGACTC
The sequence above is a segment of the Vicugna pacos chromosome 21, VicPac4, whole genome shotgun sequence genome. Coding sequences within it:
- the SPRR4 gene encoding small proline-rich protein 4 isoform X2, yielding MSSQQQQQHRCPPWTAQQQQVKQPCQPPPVKCQETCAPQTKNPCAPKAKKQCPPKGAAIPAQPKCPSAQQAPKSKQK
- the SPRR4 gene encoding small proline-rich protein 4 isoform X1, with protein sequence MAPTQRQSLVHSGDASHCHAGETSPGPGPPPSSTPTSCVLLSKLSCPAAMSSQQQQQHRCPPWTAQQQQVKQPCQPPPVKCQETCAPQTKNPCAPKAKKQCPPKGAAIPAQPKCPSAQQAPKSKQK